A window of Campylobacter lari subsp. lari contains these coding sequences:
- the ilvD gene encoding dihydroxy-acid dehydratase produces the protein MRSDAIKKGHLKAPNRSLLRACGLNDDDFNKPFIGVANSYIDIIPGHFFLNEYAKIIKDEIRKNGCIPFEFNTIGVDDGIAMGHDGMLYSLPSREIIANSIETVMNAHQLDALICIPNCDKITPGMLMGALRVNVPTIFVSGGPMRAGVNKHGEKISLSSVFEAVGAYEAKKINEDDLKDIECKACPSGGSCSGMFTANSMNTLCEAMGIALEGNGTILALSKEREELLRKAARRICEIALDERFKIRNIITKKSINNALVVDMAMGGSSNTILHMLAIAYEAGVNLDIKELNHISANVAHIAKIAPSLNTVYMEDIHKAGGVSAVMAEIAKKPGHILELDTLDISGKTLKDRIENADIKDENIIRKINNAYSNVGGLAILFGNLAEQGCVIKTAGIMGERKFKGKAVCFNSQEEAIKGIIKGKVKEGDVCVIRYEGPKGGPGMQEMLSPTSLLTGMGLGAKVALITDGRFSGATRGLSIGHISPEAAEGGLIALLEDGDEIEIDVDNYSINANLAQDEIAKRKANFKMPYKQINSRWLKMYQKLVSNASKGGVLDLE, from the coding sequence ATGAGAAGTGATGCGATCAAAAAAGGACATTTAAAAGCACCAAATCGCTCTTTACTTAGAGCATGTGGCTTAAATGATGATGATTTTAACAAGCCTTTTATAGGCGTAGCAAATAGCTACATAGATATCATCCCAGGGCATTTTTTCTTAAACGAATATGCAAAAATCATTAAAGATGAAATTCGTAAAAATGGCTGTATTCCTTTTGAATTTAACACCATAGGTGTAGATGATGGTATAGCTATGGGGCATGATGGTATGCTTTATTCCCTGCCAAGTCGTGAAATCATTGCAAACTCTATTGAAACAGTGATGAATGCACACCAACTTGATGCGCTAATTTGTATCCCAAATTGTGATAAAATCACTCCAGGTATGCTTATGGGGGCTTTAAGAGTAAATGTACCAACCATTTTTGTAAGCGGTGGACCTATGAGAGCAGGCGTAAATAAACATGGAGAAAAAATCAGCCTAAGTTCTGTTTTTGAAGCAGTGGGAGCTTATGAGGCTAAAAAAATTAATGAAGATGATTTAAAAGATATAGAATGCAAAGCCTGTCCTAGCGGTGGATCTTGCTCGGGTATGTTTACTGCAAATTCTATGAATACTTTATGCGAGGCTATGGGTATTGCACTTGAAGGAAATGGAACTATTTTAGCACTTAGCAAAGAAAGAGAAGAGCTTTTAAGAAAAGCTGCGCGTAGAATTTGCGAGATTGCTCTTGATGAGCGTTTTAAAATTCGCAATATCATCACTAAAAAATCCATTAATAATGCCTTGGTTGTTGATATGGCTATGGGTGGAAGCTCAAATACTATCTTGCATATGCTTGCTATTGCTTATGAAGCAGGTGTAAATTTGGATATAAAAGAACTCAATCACATCAGTGCTAATGTAGCTCATATAGCTAAAATCGCTCCATCTTTAAATACAGTTTATATGGAAGATATACACAAAGCAGGTGGGGTAAGTGCAGTAATGGCTGAAATAGCTAAAAAACCAGGCCATATTTTAGAACTTGACACTCTAGATATTAGCGGAAAAACTTTAAAAGATCGCATTGAGAATGCTGATATTAAAGATGAAAACATTATAAGAAAAATAAATAATGCCTACTCAAATGTAGGTGGGCTTGCTATACTTTTTGGAAATTTAGCTGAGCAAGGCTGTGTGATAAAAACAGCAGGTATTATGGGCGAGCGTAAATTCAAAGGAAAAGCGGTTTGTTTTAACTCTCAAGAAGAAGCCATTAAAGGCATTATAAAAGGTAAAGTTAAAGAAGGTGATGTATGCGTGATACGCTATGAAGGACCAAAAGGCGGCCCTGGCATGCAAGAAATGCTTAGTCCAACTTCATTGCTCACAGGCATGGGACTTGGTGCTAAAGTTGCACTTATAACAGATGGTCGTTTTAGTGGAGCTACAAGAGGACTTAGTATAGGTCACATTTCCCCTGAAGCTGCAGAAGGTGGACTTATAGCACTTTTAGAAGATGGAGATGAGATAGAAATTGATGTGGATAATTACAGCATCAATGCAAATTTAGCCCAAGATGAAATTGCTAAACGCAAAGCAAATTTTAAAATGCCTTATAAGCAAATAAATTCAAGATGGCTTAAAATGTATCA